In the genome of Pelobacter seleniigenes DSM 18267, one region contains:
- a CDS encoding YbfB/YjiJ family MFS transporter — MKISDRQMTFPVRAVCGGIVAMFLAFGIGRFAYSPLLPLMQVQAGLAVDMAGYLASAMYFGYLFGSVAVTKTLAKVGALPTLCFGLTVLVLGSWAMSFGGSFDAWALMMFCIGFSSAATFLATLSIVLGVFLEYGAGWLTAILYSGIGLAIVVIGFAIPEIAVVSGWQGGWRFVALTAAVAGIVCLLLLAPISRSLRGTTSTTATTASYGTERAMILLLVAYALYGFANTIGSTFLVTMLAQFSGLQDRAYMGWVLVGMMVIPSCIIWPLVAARVGEIRTTAFLLVLLALANIVVVTWQNRVGVLVAVGIFGSSFLAIPGLVLGMLGKLAGNKKDKVTGIATIIFGASMVIGPSVGGYIAKLTNSFDWSLMMAGGLLLLSSFIMILAEQANRSETVQLCVMDKEAESPLSR; from the coding sequence TTGAAGATATCCGATAGACAAATGACTTTCCCTGTCCGGGCCGTTTGCGGTGGGATTGTCGCAATGTTCCTGGCTTTTGGAATTGGCCGTTTTGCTTATTCACCGTTGTTGCCACTGATGCAGGTGCAGGCAGGACTGGCGGTGGATATGGCGGGCTATCTTGCTTCGGCCATGTATTTTGGCTACTTATTCGGCTCAGTTGCCGTAACGAAAACACTTGCGAAGGTCGGCGCACTCCCGACCTTGTGTTTTGGCCTGACTGTTCTTGTCCTCGGCAGTTGGGCGATGTCGTTCGGTGGTTCCTTTGATGCCTGGGCGCTGATGATGTTCTGCATCGGTTTTTCGTCTGCCGCCACTTTTCTGGCGACCCTGTCGATTGTTTTGGGGGTGTTCCTGGAATATGGTGCTGGCTGGTTAACCGCAATTCTCTATTCCGGGATCGGTTTGGCGATTGTCGTTATCGGGTTCGCTATTCCTGAGATCGCGGTGGTCAGTGGTTGGCAGGGTGGGTGGCGCTTTGTTGCTTTGACGGCAGCGGTGGCAGGAATTGTTTGCCTGCTATTGTTAGCTCCAATCAGTCGAAGTCTGCGGGGCACGACTTCAACGACAGCCACGACCGCTAGTTATGGCACAGAGCGCGCGATGATCTTGCTGCTGGTTGCTTATGCTTTGTATGGCTTTGCCAACACGATCGGCAGCACCTTTCTGGTTACGATGTTGGCACAGTTTTCCGGATTGCAGGATCGTGCCTATATGGGGTGGGTTCTGGTTGGGATGATGGTGATTCCTTCCTGCATCATTTGGCCGTTAGTTGCCGCACGGGTCGGCGAAATTAGAACAACGGCCTTCCTACTGGTTCTTCTGGCTCTGGCAAATATCGTTGTTGTGACCTGGCAAAATCGGGTCGGAGTTCTAGTTGCGGTCGGGATATTCGGCAGTTCTTTTCTGGCTATTCCCGGGCTGGTGCTGGGTATGCTGGGCAAATTGGCCGGCAATAAGAAAGATAAAGTGACCGGTATCGCGACGATCATCTTCGGTGCATCGATGGTCATCGGACCCTCCGTTGGCGGCTATATCGCCAAGCTGACGAATTCTTTTGATTGGTCACTGATGATGGCAGGAGGGCTGCTCCTGTTGAGTTCGTTCATTATGATTCTGGCTGAACAAGCAAATCGCTCGGAAACTGTTCAATTATGTGTAATGGATAAAGAAGCTGAATCGCCGCTATCTCGATAG